A portion of the Salminus brasiliensis chromosome 11, fSalBra1.hap2, whole genome shotgun sequence genome contains these proteins:
- the galnt17 gene encoding polypeptide N-acetylgalactosaminyltransferase 17 isoform X2 encodes MAFVMRRWKILLVLNAFAVAGFLTFWGKCNIRTGRGSSGQQAPTDARGPTRLNGSALDTGIIQEVLLKRLGSLEDVVYRQLNGLSKSLGLIEGFGGRGRGGLPATLSPVEEKEAKYLRDKYGYNAFLSDRISLDRSIPDYRPSKCKKALYPRDLPQISLIFIFVNEALSVILRSVHSAVNHTPAHLLKEIVLVDDNSDDEQLKGPLEEYVNKRYPGLVKIVRNQKREGLIRARIEGWKVATGEVTGFFDAHVEFTPAWAEPVLSRIKENPKRIILPSIDNIKDDTFELERYENSGHGFNWELWCMYISPPKQWWDEGDTSAPIRTPAMIGCSFVANRDYFGELGLLDSGMDVYGGENIELGIRVWLCGGSMEVLPCSRVAHIARTKKPYHSNIAFHTRRNALRVAEVWMDEYKSNVYLAWNIPMENHGIDYGDISERVALRNNLQCKNFEWYLDNIYPEMRRYNSTLFYGEIRNTNVTHLCVDQGVKENHTATLHPCHGWGPQLGRYTKEGFLFLGPLGSTGEDTRCVVDDRVSNFPQLVNCEKVSNLQQKTWNFAQNDSIVNRATGRCLEVVQANVYFGYALVLRPCTGQRWNIRNTMRQQQGQ; translated from the exons ATGGCTTTTGTGATGAGGAGATGGAAAATCCTGCTCGTGCTGAACGCCTTCGCCGTGGCCGGTTTCCTCACTTTCTGGGGCAAGTGTAATATCCGGACGGGCAGAGGCAGCAGTGGTCAGCAGGCGCCCACTGATGCGAGGGGGCCAACGCGTCTGAACGGGTCGGCTCTGGACACGGGCATCATTCAGGAGGTCCTGCTGAAGAGACTCGGCTCGCTGGAAGATGTGGTCTACAGACAGCTTAATG GTTTGTCCAAGTCCCTTGGGCTCATCGAGGGCTTCGGAGGCAGGGGCAGAGGGGGCTTGCCCGCCACCCTGAGTCCTGTGGAGGAGAAGGAAGCCAAATACCTGCGGGACAAGTATGGCTACAATGCGTTCCTGAGTGACAGGATCTCTCTGGATAGGTCCATCCCGGACTACCGCCCCAGCAA GTGCAAAAAGGCGCTTTATCCCAGAGACCTGCCGCAGATCTCCCTCATCTTCATCTTCGTGAACGAGGCGCTGTCGGTCATCCTGCGCTCTGTCCACTCAGCCGTCAATCACACTCCGGCCCATCTCCTGAAAGAGATCGTCCTGGTGGACGACAACAGCGACGACg AACAACTGAAAGGGCCCCTGGAAGAGTACGTCAACAAGCGCTACCCGGGCCTCGTCAAAATCGTGCGCAATCAGAAGAGAGAGGGCTTGATCCGCGCTCGCATCGAGGGCTGGAAGGTGGCCACAGGAGAAGTGACAGGCTTTTTCGACGCCCATGTGGAGTTCACTCCCGCCTG GGCTGAACCAGTTCTGTCCAGGATCAAGGAGAACCCCAAGAGGATCATCCTGCCCTCCATAGATAACATTAAAGACGACACCTTTGAGCTGGAGCGCTACGAAAACTCGGGTCATGGCTTCAACTGGGAGCTCTGGTGCATGTACATCAGTCCTCCCAAACAGTGGTGGGACGAGGGAGACACCTCCGCACCCATCAG GACGCCTGCAATGATAGGCTGCTCGTTTGTGGCCAACCGGGACTACTTTGGAGAGCTGGGCCTGCTGGACTCAGGGATGGACGTCTACGGAGGAGAGAATATAGAGCTCGGAATCAGG GTTTGGCTGTGTGGAGGCAGTATGGAGGTCCTGCCTTGCTCCAGGGTGGCCCACATCGCCAGGACGAAAAAGCCGTACCACAGCAACATCGCCTTCCACACCAGGCGCAATGCGCTGCGCGTGGCGGAGGTGTGGATGGACGAGTACAAGTCAAACGTCTACCTGGCCTGGAACATTCCAATGGAG AACCACGGCATCGATTACGGTGACATATCGGAGCGCGTGGCGCTAAGGAACAACCTCCAGTGCAAGAACTTTGAGTGGTACCTTGACAACATCTACCCTGAGATGAGGAGATACAACAGCACTCTGTTTTATGGAGAG ATTCGCAACACCAATGTGACCCATCTGTGTGTGGACCAGGGCGTGAAGGAGAACCACACGGCGACCCTCCACCCTTGTCATGGCTGGGGCCCTCAG ctggGTCGCTACACTAAGGAAGGCTTCCTGTTCCTGGGGCCGCTGGGCAGCACCGGGGAGGACACCCGCTGCGTGGTTGACGACAGGGTCAGCAACTTCCCTCAGCTCGTCAACTGCGAAAAAGTCTCCAACCTACAGCAGAAAACATGGAACTTTGCACAG AATGACTCAATCGTCAACCGAGCTACGGGACGCTGTCTAGAGGTGGTGCAGGCCAATGTCTACTTTGGCTACGCTCTGGTTCTGCGGCCGTGTACAGGCCAGAGGTGGAACATCAGGAACACCATGAGGCAGCAGCAGGGACAGTGA
- the galnt17 gene encoding polypeptide N-acetylgalactosaminyltransferase 17 isoform X1, with protein sequence MIRLIGFRTPKSLMAFVMRRWKILLVLNAFAVAGFLTFWGKCNIRTGRGSSGQQAPTDARGPTRLNGSALDTGIIQEVLLKRLGSLEDVVYRQLNGLSKSLGLIEGFGGRGRGGLPATLSPVEEKEAKYLRDKYGYNAFLSDRISLDRSIPDYRPSKCKKALYPRDLPQISLIFIFVNEALSVILRSVHSAVNHTPAHLLKEIVLVDDNSDDEQLKGPLEEYVNKRYPGLVKIVRNQKREGLIRARIEGWKVATGEVTGFFDAHVEFTPAWAEPVLSRIKENPKRIILPSIDNIKDDTFELERYENSGHGFNWELWCMYISPPKQWWDEGDTSAPIRTPAMIGCSFVANRDYFGELGLLDSGMDVYGGENIELGIRVWLCGGSMEVLPCSRVAHIARTKKPYHSNIAFHTRRNALRVAEVWMDEYKSNVYLAWNIPMENHGIDYGDISERVALRNNLQCKNFEWYLDNIYPEMRRYNSTLFYGEIRNTNVTHLCVDQGVKENHTATLHPCHGWGPQLGRYTKEGFLFLGPLGSTGEDTRCVVDDRVSNFPQLVNCEKVSNLQQKTWNFAQNDSIVNRATGRCLEVVQANVYFGYALVLRPCTGQRWNIRNTMRQQQGQ encoded by the exons ATG ATCCGACTCATAGGCTTCAGGACGCCGAAGTCTTTGATGGCTTTTGTGATGAGGAGATGGAAAATCCTGCTCGTGCTGAACGCCTTCGCCGTGGCCGGTTTCCTCACTTTCTGGGGCAAGTGTAATATCCGGACGGGCAGAGGCAGCAGTGGTCAGCAGGCGCCCACTGATGCGAGGGGGCCAACGCGTCTGAACGGGTCGGCTCTGGACACGGGCATCATTCAGGAGGTCCTGCTGAAGAGACTCGGCTCGCTGGAAGATGTGGTCTACAGACAGCTTAATG GTTTGTCCAAGTCCCTTGGGCTCATCGAGGGCTTCGGAGGCAGGGGCAGAGGGGGCTTGCCCGCCACCCTGAGTCCTGTGGAGGAGAAGGAAGCCAAATACCTGCGGGACAAGTATGGCTACAATGCGTTCCTGAGTGACAGGATCTCTCTGGATAGGTCCATCCCGGACTACCGCCCCAGCAA GTGCAAAAAGGCGCTTTATCCCAGAGACCTGCCGCAGATCTCCCTCATCTTCATCTTCGTGAACGAGGCGCTGTCGGTCATCCTGCGCTCTGTCCACTCAGCCGTCAATCACACTCCGGCCCATCTCCTGAAAGAGATCGTCCTGGTGGACGACAACAGCGACGACg AACAACTGAAAGGGCCCCTGGAAGAGTACGTCAACAAGCGCTACCCGGGCCTCGTCAAAATCGTGCGCAATCAGAAGAGAGAGGGCTTGATCCGCGCTCGCATCGAGGGCTGGAAGGTGGCCACAGGAGAAGTGACAGGCTTTTTCGACGCCCATGTGGAGTTCACTCCCGCCTG GGCTGAACCAGTTCTGTCCAGGATCAAGGAGAACCCCAAGAGGATCATCCTGCCCTCCATAGATAACATTAAAGACGACACCTTTGAGCTGGAGCGCTACGAAAACTCGGGTCATGGCTTCAACTGGGAGCTCTGGTGCATGTACATCAGTCCTCCCAAACAGTGGTGGGACGAGGGAGACACCTCCGCACCCATCAG GACGCCTGCAATGATAGGCTGCTCGTTTGTGGCCAACCGGGACTACTTTGGAGAGCTGGGCCTGCTGGACTCAGGGATGGACGTCTACGGAGGAGAGAATATAGAGCTCGGAATCAGG GTTTGGCTGTGTGGAGGCAGTATGGAGGTCCTGCCTTGCTCCAGGGTGGCCCACATCGCCAGGACGAAAAAGCCGTACCACAGCAACATCGCCTTCCACACCAGGCGCAATGCGCTGCGCGTGGCGGAGGTGTGGATGGACGAGTACAAGTCAAACGTCTACCTGGCCTGGAACATTCCAATGGAG AACCACGGCATCGATTACGGTGACATATCGGAGCGCGTGGCGCTAAGGAACAACCTCCAGTGCAAGAACTTTGAGTGGTACCTTGACAACATCTACCCTGAGATGAGGAGATACAACAGCACTCTGTTTTATGGAGAG ATTCGCAACACCAATGTGACCCATCTGTGTGTGGACCAGGGCGTGAAGGAGAACCACACGGCGACCCTCCACCCTTGTCATGGCTGGGGCCCTCAG ctggGTCGCTACACTAAGGAAGGCTTCCTGTTCCTGGGGCCGCTGGGCAGCACCGGGGAGGACACCCGCTGCGTGGTTGACGACAGGGTCAGCAACTTCCCTCAGCTCGTCAACTGCGAAAAAGTCTCCAACCTACAGCAGAAAACATGGAACTTTGCACAG AATGACTCAATCGTCAACCGAGCTACGGGACGCTGTCTAGAGGTGGTGCAGGCCAATGTCTACTTTGGCTACGCTCTGGTTCTGCGGCCGTGTACAGGCCAGAGGTGGAACATCAGGAACACCATGAGGCAGCAGCAGGGACAGTGA